The Fragaria vesca subsp. vesca linkage group LG2, FraVesHawaii_1.0, whole genome shotgun sequence genome includes a window with the following:
- the LOC101294334 gene encoding poly(A)-specific ribonuclease PARN-like, giving the protein MPHDCYSENEGKSHRHNVVKICYLFAKLCTILKIPENAKPIDYHLLAPATEEYTNISNPLSNIPQESINEDIRIWRSNMRKISCNHLAFVWGFRSGYTAGMLKSMLQTSRDIFSEDFDVRLVDKSCAIVVFRQPGLSETFLDVVSNEDICGSLREMVSEGLRATSYQTYKRVCNLGLWEADLADSLDKALEHPDYNMEADSTTNRREILWSTDSMINFDDL; this is encoded by the exons ATGCCGCATGATTGTTACTCTG AAAATGAAGGCAAAAGTCATAGGCATAATGTTGTGAAGATATGTTATTTGTTTGCAAAGCTCTGCACCATTCTGAAAATTCCAGAGAATGCTAAGCCAATTGACTATCACCTATTAGCTCCCGCCACTGAAGAGTACACTAACATATCCAATCCGTTATCCAACATTCCCCAAGAATCAATCAACGAGGATATCCGAATCTGGAGAAGTAATATGAGAAAAATTAGCTGTAATCATTTGGCATTTGTGTGGGGATTTAGAAGTGGGTATACTGCTGGAATGCTCAAGAGCATGCTGCAAACGTCTCGTGACATTTTCTCTGAAGACTTTGATGTTCGGTTAGTAGATAAGAGCTGCGCCATTGTTGTTTTCCGCCAACCTGGGTTATCTGAAACTTTCCTTGATGTTGTGAGTAACGAAGACATTTGTGGATCTTTAAGGGAGATGGTCTCAGAGGGCCTAAGAGCAACGAGTTACCAAACTTACAAGAGAGTCTGTAACTTGGGCTTATGGGAGGCAGATTTAGCAGACTCCTTGGACAAAGCTTTAGAACATCCAGACTACAATATGGAAGCTGATTCAACAACAAATCGCAGAGAAATTCTTTGGTCCACCGACTCCATGATCAATTTCGATGACCTCTAA
- the LOC101295767 gene encoding dnaJ homolog subfamily C member 2-like isoform 1, producing the protein MQSFQINSKLRLITYSEEIVDGKPIYVSSNCLPVKALGKEPAGHSFHAMALKLRGWVEEVASAEEVKVADKEQTSLPSFDSYSSSKGKKKSGGEGKQQDHYALLGLSHLRYLATEEQIRKSYRETALKYHPDKQASLLLAEESESAKQTKKDEIETHFKSIQEAYEVLIDPVKRRIYDSTDEFDDEIPTECAPQDFFKVFGPAFMRNGRWSVNQPIPFLGDDNTLLKEVDEFYNFWYSFRSWREFPHEEEFDLEQAESRDHKRWMERQNAKLTEKARKEEYARIRTLVDSAYKRDPRILKRKETEKAEKQKKKQAKYLAKKLQEEEAARAVEEEKRRKEEEDKRAAETASQQKKQREKEKKLLRKERSRLRTLSGPVIFQRLLNLTEDNVESLCTSLNIEQLRSICDRMEGKVGVERAKVLRDAHGGDNNDVEEKKEEEKKPPQQNGSVVSNGTVLLSSYEKKEKPWSKEEIELLKKAMVKFQKGTSRRWEVVSEFIGTGRSVEEILKATKTVLLQKPDSSKAFDSFLEKRKPAPSIASPLTTRVEVEGVPSTAQETESSADKSDQAEDKAGESSSGSAKDQSPNDPNAANGSSSSSEQDVWSAVQERALVQALKTFPKEASQRWERVAAAVPGKSVNQCKKKFSLLKESFRNKKSSA; encoded by the exons ATGCAAAGTTTCCAAATCAATAG CAAGCTTCGTCTGATTACGTATTCGGAGGAGATTGTAGATGGGAAACCAATCTATGTTTCTTCAAATTGCCTTCCTGTGAAGGCTCTTGGGAAGGAGCCGGCTGGGCATTCTTTCCATGCTATGGCTCTTAAGCTGCGTGGTTGGGTAGAGGAGGTTGCAAGTGCTGAGGAGGTGAAGGTGGCTGATAAGGAACAGACTTCTCTGCCGTCGTTTGATTCTTATAGCAGCAGCAAGGGAAAAAAGAAGTCGGGTGGTGAAGGGAAGCAACAGGATCACTATGCTTTGCTTGGTTTGAGTCATTTGAGGTATCTTGCCACTGAGGAGCAGATAAGGAAAAGTTACCGTGAGACTGCTTTGAAATATCATCCTGACAAGCAGGCTTCCCTTCTTCTTGCGGAGGAAAGTGAGTCTGCCAAACAGACTAAGAAGGATGAGATAGAGACCCACTTTAAGTCCATCCAAGAAGCGTATGAAGTCTTAATTGATCCTGTGAAGAGAAGAATCTATGACTCCACTGATGAGTTTGATGATGAGATCCCCACTGAATGTGCCCCACAGGATTTTTTCAAGGTGTTTGGTCCTGCTTTTATGAGGAATGGGCGGTGGTCGGTTAACCAACCAATCCCATTTTTAGGGGATGACAATACTTTGTTGAAGGAGGTGGATGAATTTTATAACTTCTGGTACAGCTTCAGGAGCTGGAGAGAGTTCCCACATGAGGAGGAGTTTGATCTTGAGCAAGCTGAATCTCGTGATCATAAGAGGTGGATGGAGAGGCAAAATGCAAAACTCACAGAAAAGGCTAGAAAGGAGGAGTATGCAAGGATACGTACTCTTGTGGACAGTGCCTATAAAAGAGACCCTAGAATCTTGAAGAGAAAGGAAACTGAGAAAGCTGAGAAGCAGAAGAAAAAGCAGGCCAAGTATTTGGCAAAGAAATTGCAGGAGGAGGAAGCAGCCAGGGCGGTTGAAGAGGAAAAACGAAGGAAGGAGGAGGAGGACAAACGAGCTGCAGAAACTGCATCACAGCAGAAGAAACAAAGAGAGAAAGAGAAGAAACTGTTGCGCAAGGAGCGGAGTCGTTTGCGAACACTTTCTGGGCCTGTTATATTTCAGCGTTTGCTCAATCTTACCGAGGATAATGTGGAAAGCCTTTGTACGTCTCTTAACATTGAGCAGCTTAGGAGTATATGTGACAGGATGGAGGGCAAAGTGGGGGTAGAGCGAGCAAAAGTTCTTAGAGATGCACATGGTGGAGATAACAATGATGTAGAGGAAAAGAAAGAAGAGGAGAAGAAACCACCACAACAGAATGGTTCTGTGGTGAGTAATGGTACTGTTCTGTTAAGTAGCTATGAGAAGAAGGAGAAACCGTGGAGCAAGGAAGAGATTGAGCTTTTGAAGAAAGCAATGGTGAAATTTCAAAAAGGAACATCTCGAAGGTGGGAGGTTGTTTCAGAGTTCATTGGTACTGGAAGATCTGTGGAAGAAATTTTGAAGGCAACTAAAACAGTTCTCCTCCAGAAACCTGATTCTAGCAAAGCTTTTGATTCCTTTCTTGAAAAGAGGAAACCTGCACCTTCTATTGCCTCACCACTTACAACTAGAGTGGAAGTAGAAGGGGTGCCATCCACTGCTCAGGAAACTGAAAGCAGCGCTGACAAGAGTGACCAGGCAGAAGATAAGGCCGGAGAGTCGTCAAGTGGAAGTGCAAAAGACCAGAGTCCTAATGATCCAAATGCTGCAAATGGATCATCCTCAAGTTCAGAGCAAGATGTGTGGTCAGCTGTACAAGAAAGGGCACTAGTTCAGGCTCTCAAAACCTTTCCAAAGGAAGCCAGTCAACGGTGGGAGAGAGTTGCTGCTGCTGTTCCTGGGAAGAGTGTGAACCAATGCAAGAAGAAATTTTCATTGCTGAAGGAGAGCTTCAGAAACAAGAAGAGTTCTGCTTAA
- the LOC101295767 gene encoding dnaJ homolog subfamily C member 2-like isoform 2 yields the protein MGVQSKLRLITYSEEIVDGKPIYVSSNCLPVKALGKEPAGHSFHAMALKLRGWVEEVASAEEVKVADKEQTSLPSFDSYSSSKGKKKSGGEGKQQDHYALLGLSHLRYLATEEQIRKSYRETALKYHPDKQASLLLAEESESAKQTKKDEIETHFKSIQEAYEVLIDPVKRRIYDSTDEFDDEIPTECAPQDFFKVFGPAFMRNGRWSVNQPIPFLGDDNTLLKEVDEFYNFWYSFRSWREFPHEEEFDLEQAESRDHKRWMERQNAKLTEKARKEEYARIRTLVDSAYKRDPRILKRKETEKAEKQKKKQAKYLAKKLQEEEAARAVEEEKRRKEEEDKRAAETASQQKKQREKEKKLLRKERSRLRTLSGPVIFQRLLNLTEDNVESLCTSLNIEQLRSICDRMEGKVGVERAKVLRDAHGGDNNDVEEKKEEEKKPPQQNGSVVSNGTVLLSSYEKKEKPWSKEEIELLKKAMVKFQKGTSRRWEVVSEFIGTGRSVEEILKATKTVLLQKPDSSKAFDSFLEKRKPAPSIASPLTTRVEVEGVPSTAQETESSADKSDQAEDKAGESSSGSAKDQSPNDPNAANGSSSSSEQDVWSAVQERALVQALKTFPKEASQRWERVAAAVPGKSVNQCKKKFSLLKESFRNKKSSA from the coding sequence ATGGGTGTCCAAAGCAAGCTTCGTCTGATTACGTATTCGGAGGAGATTGTAGATGGGAAACCAATCTATGTTTCTTCAAATTGCCTTCCTGTGAAGGCTCTTGGGAAGGAGCCGGCTGGGCATTCTTTCCATGCTATGGCTCTTAAGCTGCGTGGTTGGGTAGAGGAGGTTGCAAGTGCTGAGGAGGTGAAGGTGGCTGATAAGGAACAGACTTCTCTGCCGTCGTTTGATTCTTATAGCAGCAGCAAGGGAAAAAAGAAGTCGGGTGGTGAAGGGAAGCAACAGGATCACTATGCTTTGCTTGGTTTGAGTCATTTGAGGTATCTTGCCACTGAGGAGCAGATAAGGAAAAGTTACCGTGAGACTGCTTTGAAATATCATCCTGACAAGCAGGCTTCCCTTCTTCTTGCGGAGGAAAGTGAGTCTGCCAAACAGACTAAGAAGGATGAGATAGAGACCCACTTTAAGTCCATCCAAGAAGCGTATGAAGTCTTAATTGATCCTGTGAAGAGAAGAATCTATGACTCCACTGATGAGTTTGATGATGAGATCCCCACTGAATGTGCCCCACAGGATTTTTTCAAGGTGTTTGGTCCTGCTTTTATGAGGAATGGGCGGTGGTCGGTTAACCAACCAATCCCATTTTTAGGGGATGACAATACTTTGTTGAAGGAGGTGGATGAATTTTATAACTTCTGGTACAGCTTCAGGAGCTGGAGAGAGTTCCCACATGAGGAGGAGTTTGATCTTGAGCAAGCTGAATCTCGTGATCATAAGAGGTGGATGGAGAGGCAAAATGCAAAACTCACAGAAAAGGCTAGAAAGGAGGAGTATGCAAGGATACGTACTCTTGTGGACAGTGCCTATAAAAGAGACCCTAGAATCTTGAAGAGAAAGGAAACTGAGAAAGCTGAGAAGCAGAAGAAAAAGCAGGCCAAGTATTTGGCAAAGAAATTGCAGGAGGAGGAAGCAGCCAGGGCGGTTGAAGAGGAAAAACGAAGGAAGGAGGAGGAGGACAAACGAGCTGCAGAAACTGCATCACAGCAGAAGAAACAAAGAGAGAAAGAGAAGAAACTGTTGCGCAAGGAGCGGAGTCGTTTGCGAACACTTTCTGGGCCTGTTATATTTCAGCGTTTGCTCAATCTTACCGAGGATAATGTGGAAAGCCTTTGTACGTCTCTTAACATTGAGCAGCTTAGGAGTATATGTGACAGGATGGAGGGCAAAGTGGGGGTAGAGCGAGCAAAAGTTCTTAGAGATGCACATGGTGGAGATAACAATGATGTAGAGGAAAAGAAAGAAGAGGAGAAGAAACCACCACAACAGAATGGTTCTGTGGTGAGTAATGGTACTGTTCTGTTAAGTAGCTATGAGAAGAAGGAGAAACCGTGGAGCAAGGAAGAGATTGAGCTTTTGAAGAAAGCAATGGTGAAATTTCAAAAAGGAACATCTCGAAGGTGGGAGGTTGTTTCAGAGTTCATTGGTACTGGAAGATCTGTGGAAGAAATTTTGAAGGCAACTAAAACAGTTCTCCTCCAGAAACCTGATTCTAGCAAAGCTTTTGATTCCTTTCTTGAAAAGAGGAAACCTGCACCTTCTATTGCCTCACCACTTACAACTAGAGTGGAAGTAGAAGGGGTGCCATCCACTGCTCAGGAAACTGAAAGCAGCGCTGACAAGAGTGACCAGGCAGAAGATAAGGCCGGAGAGTCGTCAAGTGGAAGTGCAAAAGACCAGAGTCCTAATGATCCAAATGCTGCAAATGGATCATCCTCAAGTTCAGAGCAAGATGTGTGGTCAGCTGTACAAGAAAGGGCACTAGTTCAGGCTCTCAAAACCTTTCCAAAGGAAGCCAGTCAACGGTGGGAGAGAGTTGCTGCTGCTGTTCCTGGGAAGAGTGTGAACCAATGCAAGAAGAAATTTTCATTGCTGAAGGAGAGCTTCAGAAACAAGAAGAGTTCTGCTTAA
- the LOC101295473 gene encoding serine carboxypeptidase-like 20-like encodes MAKTSITVLYSLLSVTFLSLVPTQSAPEAALITQIPGFNGTLPSKHRSGYVTIDESHGRNLFYYFVESERKPSEDPVVLWLNGGPGCSSFDGFVYEHGPFNFEAAKTKGGLPKLHLNPYSWSKVSNILYLDSPAGVGLSYSKNKSDYITGDLKTASDSHTFLLKWFELYPEFLSNPFFISGESYAGVYVPTLASAVVKGIDAGTKPKINFKGYLVGNGVTDEEFDGNAIVPFAHGMGLISDDLFEGVINECNGNYYEPNSETCDNKLEKVDNAIEGLNIYDILEPCYHSTDSMKISTVTSNIPSSFRRLGETERPLAVRKRMFGRAWPLRAPVRAGLVPTWPQLMNSEEVPCTDDEVATAWLNNAAVRKAIHAEDASVIPSWELCTDNIRFYHDAGSMIPYHKNLTSKGYRALIYSGDHDLCVPFTGSEAWTRSLGYKIVDEWRPWTSKGQIAGYTQGYEKNLTFSTVKGSGHTVPEYKPQEALDLYSRFLAGKPL; translated from the exons ATGGCCAAGACTAGTATTACTGTATTATATTCACTCTTATCAGTCACGTTCTTGAGCTTGGTGCCAACCCAATCAGCTCCTGAGGCAGCTCTCATAACCCAGATTCCTGGATTCAACGGCACTCTTCCTTCAAAGCACCGTTCTGG GTATGTGACAATTGATGAGAGTCATGGGAGGAACTTGTTTTACTATTTTGTGGAATCGGAGAGGAAGCCGTCGGAGGATCCTGTGGTGCTGTGGCTGAATGGTGGACCTGGTTGCTCCAGTTTTGATGGCTTTGTCTATGAGCATG GGCCATTCAATTTTGAAGCAGCAAAGACCAAGGGAGGTCTGCCCAAATTGCACCTTAATCCATACAGCTGGTCAAAG GTTTCCAACATTTTATATTTGGATTCTCCTGCTGGTGTTGGGCTTTCTTACTCCAAAAACAAATCTGACTATATTACTGGTGATCTAAAGACTGCATCTGATAGCCACACATTTCTCCTAAAG TGGTTTGAACTTTACCCAGAGTTCCTCTCCAACCCGTTTTTCATTTCGGGAGAGTCTTATGCTGGTGTATATGTGCCAACACTTGCTTCAGCAGTTGTGAAAG GAATTGATGCTGGTACAAAGCCCAAAATCAACTTCAAG GGTTATCTTGTGGGAAATGGAGTCACAGATGAGGAATTCGATGGGAATGCCATTGTTCCATTTGCTCATGGGATGGGACTTATATCAGATGATCTATTTGAG GGGGTAATCAATGAGTGCAATGGAAACTACTATGAGCCAAATAGTGAAACTTGTGACAACAAGCTTGAAAAAGTTGACAAC GCCATAGAAGGTTTGAACATCTATGACATTCTAGAACCATGCTATCACAGCACAGATTCTATGAAAATTTCAACCGTAACTAGTAACATACCATCTAGCTTTCGAAGGTTGGGTGAAACTGAAAGGCCTCTTGCTGTGAGAAAAAGGATGTTTGGTCGAGCCTGGCCTCTTAGAGCTCCTGTAAGAGCTGGACTGGTTCCAACTTGGCCACAGCTTATGAATAGTGAGGAAGTTCCATGCACT GATGATGAGGTTGCAACTGCATGGTTGAACAATGCAGCAGTTAGGAAGGCAATCCATGCAGAAGAT GCAAGCGTGATTCCCAGTTGGGAATTGTGTACAGACAACATTCGTTTTTACCATGATGCTGGGAGTATGATCCCATACCACAAGAATCTGACTTCGAAGGGATACCGTGCACTTATATATAG TGGTGATCATGATTTGTGTGTTCCATTCACCGGGAGTGAAGCATGGACTAGATCACTTGGTTACAAAATTGTGGATGAATGGAGGCCATGGACTTCCAAGGGACAAATTGCTGG GTATACACAAGGGTACGAAAAAAACCTCACATTTTCAACCGTAAAG GGCTCCGGTCATACGGTTCCAGAATACAAACCTCAAGAGGCATTAGATTTATATAGCCGATTCTTGGCTGGAAAACCACTTTAG
- the LOC101294630 gene encoding monocopper oxidase-like protein SKU5-like, whose product MPSLCFFNLVILVCSLRPALGADPYVFYDWTVSYITASPLGVKQKVIGINGEFPGPVLNVTTNWNIVINVKNDLDEPLLLTWNGIQHRKNSWQDGVSGTNCPIQAGWNWTYDFQVKDQIGSFFYFPSLNFQRAAGGYGGITINNRAIIPLPFALPDADVTLFITDWYTKSHKELRKDIESGTNLGIPDGILINGVGPFCFDEAIVSDGFPFLTINVEAGKTYRFRVHNVGISTSLNFRIQNHNLLLVETEGSYTVQQNYANMDIHVGQSFSFLVTMDQNASSDYYVVASPRFVNSSSWAKATGVAILHYSNSQGPASGPLPDPPNDFDTYFSMNQARSIRWNVSAGAARPNPQGSFKYGEITVTDLYVILNRPAELINGKWRTTLNGISYLTPSTPLKLAQQFNISGVYKLDFPNKLMNRPAKLDTSLINGTFKGFMEIIFQNNDTTVQNYHLDGYAFFVVGMDIGVWTENSRGTYNKWDGVARCTTQVFPGAWTAILVSLDSAGIWNLRAQNLDSWYLGQELYVSVVNPENDGSEAALPDNAIYCGVLSSLQKDQAQRVKFSGSPSVSCSSTTILVLLIIAFGAFIG is encoded by the exons ATGCCATCTTTGTGTTTCTTCAACTTGGTCATCCTCGTCTGCTCATTGCGTCCTGCTTTGGGTGCTGACCCTTACGTGTTCTATGATTGGACTGTCTCCTACATCACTGCTTCTCCACTTGGAGTTAAGCAAAAG GTTATTGGGATTAATGGAGAGTTTCCAGGACCGGTGCTTAATGTCACTACAAATTGGAATATTGTTATCAATGTGAAGAATGACCTGGATGAGCCATTGCTTCTCACATG GAATGGAATACAACATAGGAAAAACTCTTGGCAAGATGGTGTGTCAGGGACTAATTGTCCAATTCAGGCTGGTTGGAATTGGACATATGACTTTCAGGTTAAAGATCAGATAGGGAGTTTCTTTTATTTCCCTTCCCTAAACTTCCAGAGAGCTGCTGGTGGATATGGGGGAATCACCATAAATAACAGAGCTATTATTCCGTTACCATTTGCTCTGCCAGATGCAGATGTTACTCTCTTTATTACCGACTGGTATACAAAGAGTCATAAG GAACTACGGAAAGATATTGAAAGTGGAACTAACCTGGGAATTCCTGACGGCATTCTCATCAACGGAGTTGGTCCCTTTTGCTTTGATGAGGCTATAGTTTCAGATGGCTTTCCTTTCCTTACAATAAATGTTGAAGCAG GAAAGACATACCGCTTCCGGGTGCACAATGTTGGCATCTCAACTAGCTTGAATTTCAGGATACAAAATCATAACTTACTCCTTGTGGAGACTGAAGGATCGTACACGGTTCAACAGAACTATGCTAATATGGATATTCATGTTGGTCAGTCATTTTCATTCTTGGTTACAATGGATCAGAATGCCAGCAGTGATTACTATGTTGTAGCCAGCCCCCGTTTTGTGAATTCATCTTCATGGGCTAAAGCTACTGGAGTTGCCATCTTACACTACTCCAATTCTCAAGGACCCGCGTCAGGTCCTCTCCCTGATCCTCCTAATGATTTCGACACATATTTCTCAATGAATCAAGCAAGATCTATAAG GTGGAATGTCTCTGCTGGTGCTGCTCGTCCAAACCCCCAAGGTTCTTTTAAATATGGTGAAATTACCGTTACAGATTTATATGTAATCCTAAATAGACCTGCAGAGCTTATAAATGGGAAGTGGCGCACAACCCTCAATGGTATTTCATATTTAACACCTTCGACACCACTTAAGCTCGCTCAGCAATTCAACATTTCCGGGGTTTACAAGCTTGACTTTCCAAATAAACTGATGAACAGGCCGGCAAAACTTGACACATCTTTAATCAATGGTACTTTCAAAGGTTTCATGGAAATCATCTTTCAGAACAATGACACCACTGTTCAGAACTACCATTTGGATGGCTATGCATTTTTTGTTGTGGG TATGGATATTGGAGTGTGGACAGAGAATAGCAGAGGCACTTACAACAAATGGGATGGCGTTGCTCGCTGTACCACACAG GTCTTCCCAGGCGCTTGGACAGCCATATTGGTTTCTCTTGATAGCGCTGGCATTTGGAATCTTCGCGCTCAGAATCTGGACTCATGGTATCTAGGCCAAGAACTTTATGTCAGTGTTGTTAATCCTGAGAATGATGGATCCGAAGCTGCTTTGCCTGATAATGCCATTTACTGTGGAGTACTTTCCTCTTTACAGAA AGACCAAGCTCAGCGAGTCAAGTTTTCCGGTTCGCCTTCAGTGTCCTGTTCAAGCACAACAATTTTGGTTCTATTAATCATAGCATTTGGGGCTTTCATTGGGTAA